One part of the Humulus lupulus chromosome 9, drHumLupu1.1, whole genome shotgun sequence genome encodes these proteins:
- the LOC133800199 gene encoding uncharacterized protein LOC133800199, with protein sequence MGDLNGTLKDIECLNYSKLSNTSYYSFNLRRMVSSMSLIDLGASGIPFSWRKNVTYSRGLSSHKSARMDRCLVNSEWRILFPIVMVTNIPTTSSNHNPILLDSLGDKDNVFRMFRYENTWFQNSRCIWAVRKAWMSVNHPNPMINFEAIMQQVRKDLAVWNHTQFKKAASQISKTKAKLLQAESANNQNQMEEFEAMVALNESLRREEILWKQKSRISWLKYGDKSMKIFRASTIVRRRCNFIHTIKDSRGN encoded by the coding sequence ATGGGTGATCTCAATGGAACTCTAAAGGACATTGAGTGTTTGAATTACTCAAAACTGAGTAATACTTCTTACTATTCTTTCAATCTTAGAAGAATGGTTTCATCAATGAGCTTGATTGATTTGGGTGCCTCTGGAATACCATTCTCTTGGAGAAAGAATGTTACCTATTCAAGAGGCCTAAGCTCTCATAAGAGCGCTAGAATGGATCGGTGCCTTGTAAATTCAGAGTGGAGAATCTTGTTTCCAATAGTTATGGTTACTAACATTCCGACAACCTCATCGAACCATAATCCAATTTTGTTGGATTCACTGGGTGATAAAGACAATGTTTTCAGAATGTTTAGATATGAGAACACGTGGTTTCAAAATTCGAGATGTATTTGGGCAGTTCGCAAAGCTTGGATGTCGGTTAACCACCCTAATCCAATGATCAATTTCGAGGCCATTATGCAACAAGTTAGGAAAGACTTGGCAGTGTGGAACCACACTCAATTTAAGAAGGCGGCGTCTCAAATTTCAAAGACCAAAGCTAAACTTCTGCAAGCTGAAAGTGCTAACAACCAAAATCAGATGGAGGAATTTGAGGCAATGGTTGCGTTAAATGAATCTTTGAGGCGAGAAGAAATCCTTTGGAAACAAAAATCAAGGATTTCTTGGTTAAAATATGGAGACAAAAGCATGAAAATCTTTCGTGCCTCAACCATTGTTAGAAGAAGATGCAATTTCATCCACACGATTAAAGATTCACGCGGAAACTAG